In Elaeis guineensis isolate ETL-2024a chromosome 1, EG11, whole genome shotgun sequence, a genomic segment contains:
- the LOC105060370 gene encoding sucrose nonfermenting 4-like protein gives MVLTRLSWPYGGHHVFICGSFLRWAEHRPMMLMDGSLTEFQAFFDLPPGAYQYRFLVDGTWRFDEQQPCLTDEYGTVNNVIFVEEPSISHAALHHELYVSRNSEVVDGISLYTASPPTHMPPDPVVHASDAVVHVSRDWVSRLLSAQTIYDIIPSSSKISIMDVKLPVKRAFHIMYEQGLAVVPLWDDCRANVTGMLTASDFILILRELQSNARVLANEELEMHTVSAWKEGKLQIYGRSIGPPILRRRPLISVSDDDLLTAVALKIVQNEISAIPILGSSLEDGSSMPLLNLASLPGILKFICAHFGEYIESMPLLRYQIFSIPLGTWMPNTRRRSVRQLAILQRNASLSSALDLLLEAGVSSIPIVDDRGSLIDVYSRSDILALAKDDMYARIQLDQMTMEQALEQVYQANGRRRCHTCLRSTSFREILEQLSDPGVRRLVVIDPRTRLVEGIISLRDVFTFLLG, from the exons ATGGTTCTGACGAGGCTTTCTTGGCCCTACGGAGGGCACCATGTCTTCATTTGCGGCTCTTTCTTAAG ATGGGCCGAACATCGTCCAATGATGCTCATGGATGGATCACTTACGGAGTTTCAGGCGTTTTTTGATCTTCCACCCGGGGCTTACCAG TACCGTTTTCTGGTTGATGGTACATGGAGGTTTGATGAACAGCAACCATGTCTTACTGATGAATATGGGACGGTGAACAATGTCATATTTGTAGAAGAACCCAGCATTTCACATGCAGCACTGCACCATGAACTTTATGTTTCCAGAAACAGTGAAGTGGTCGATGGCATTTCTCTGTACACA GCATCACCGCCAACCCACATGCCCCCAGACCCTGTAGTTCATGCCTCAGATGCAGTAGTACATGTTTCCCGTGATTGGGTGTCCAGACTCTTATCAGCGCAAACCATATATGACATCATTCCCTCCTCAAGCAAG ATCTCCATCATGGATGTTAAATTGCCTGTGAAACGAGCATTCCATATCATGTATGAACAA GGCCTGGCTGTTGTCCCTCTTTGGGATGACTGCAGAGCGAATGTGACAGGGATGTTAACTGCTTCTGACTTCATTCTGATTCTAAGAGAG TTGCAGAGCAATGCTCGGGTTCTAGCTAATGAAGAGCTTGAAATGCATACAGTTTCTGCTTGGAAAGAAGGGAAACTCCAGATATATGGAAGGTCTATTGGACCTCCGATATTACGTAGAAGGCCTCTGATATCT gTCTCGGATGATGATCTTCTGACTGCTGTGGCTCTCAAGATTGTTCAGAATGAGATATCTGCAATTCCTATACTTGGATCTTCATTGGAGGATGGGTCATCCATGCCGTTACTAAATCTTGCAAGCCTTCCTGGGATATTAAAAT TTATCTGCGCACATTTTGGAGAGTATATCGAATCCATGCCACTTCTACGGTATCAGATTTTCAGTATCCCTCTAGGCACATGGATGCCAAATACTCGAAGGCGTAGTGTACGTCAACTAGCAATATTGCAACGAAATGCATCTTTAAGTTCTGCTCTTGATTTGTTACTAGAAG CTGGAGTAAGTTCTATTCCAATCGTTGATGATCGTGGATCATTAATCGATGTATACTCTCGCAG TGACATTCTGGCTTTAGCAAAAGATGATATGTATGCTCGCATTCAGCTTGATCAAATGACTATGGAGCAA GCCTTGGAACAAGTATACCAGGCAAATGGCCGCAGACGATGCCACACTTGTTTGCGTTCAACTTCATTCCGTGAGATTTTGGAGCAACTCTCTGATCCAG GGGTGCGGCGGCTTGTTGTCATTGATCCAAGAACAAGATTGGTGGAAGGCATAATATCATTGAGAGATGTATTCACATTTCTTTTAGGCTGA
- the LOC105060369 gene encoding pentatricopeptide repeat-containing protein At5g61800 — translation MGTALLVIQMHPPHRHPILLLLNRCKTLKHLRCIHAKLTILGPAFLHPSPTFTKLLYTFTFLHPLPPTHSIDYALSLFHRIPSPSTFAYNLLIRARTLLSSPFQALILFARMRRLSIPPDYHSFPFALKACACLRSLPLGRALHSQALKLGFATDLFVHNTLISMYASSDSMLDARSLFDEISSCDVVTYNTLIDGYVKAGDMILARKLFDEMPHRDTVSWGTLLAGYSQIRQFKEALQLFDQMLPTGSRPDDVALVSALSCCAQLGALDQGKVIHQYIKENRAALNVYLLTGLVDMYAKCGCIDAATEMFDSTTHRNLFTWNAIVVGLAMHGHGERSLRYFERMIGVGVRPDGVSFLGVLVACSHAGLTDTARKLFDEMESIFGVARELKHYGCMADLLGRAGLMEKAMDMIKAMPMEADAYVWGGVLGGCRIHGNVEIAEIATEHLLRLNPEDSGVYSIMAGIYANARRWEDVARMRRLMEDRRVRKNVGRSLIEVEGGLLLI, via the coding sequence ATGGGCACAGCGCTCCTCGTTATCCAAATGCATCCGCCCCaccggcacccaatcctcctgCTGCTCAACCGCTGCAAAACTCTCAAACACCTGAGATGCATCCATGCCAAACTCACCATACTAGGCCCCGCCTTCCTCCACCCCTCTCCCACCTTCACCAAGCTCCTCTACACTTTCACCttcctccaccccctgccccccacCCATTCCATAGACTACGCCCTTTCCCTCTTCCATCGCATCCCTTCCCCCTCCACCTTCGCCTACAACCTCCTCATTAGGGCCCGCACCCTCCTCTCCTCCCCATTCCAAGCCCTCATCCTCTTCGCTCGCATGCGCCGCCTATCCATCCCTCCCGACTACCACTCCTTCCCCTTCGCCCTCAAGGCCTGCGCCTGCCTCCGCTCCCTCCCCCTCGGCCGCGCCCTCCACTCCCAAGCCTTAAAGCTCGGCTTCGCCACCGACCTCTTCGTCCACAACACCCTCATTAGCATGTACGCATCCTCCGACTCCATGCTCGATGCTCGATCCCTCTTCGACGAGATCTCCTCCTGCGACGTCGTCACCTACAACACCCTGATCGATGGCTACGTCAAGGCCGGCGACATGATTCTTGCCCGCAAGCTTTTCGATGAGATGCCCCATCGAGATACGGTCTCATGGGGGACGCTCCTGGCGGGCTACTCCCAGATTAGGCAATTCAAGGAAGCCCTCCAGCTGTTCGATCAGATGCTCCCGACAGGATCGAGGCCCGACGACGTAGCTCTGGTCTCTGCCCTCTCTTGCTGCGCTCAACTGGGCGCCTTGGATCAAGGCAAGGTCATTCACCAATACATCAAAGAGAACAGGGCAGCGCTCAACGTATATCTCCTGACAGGCCTCGTAGACATGTACGCCAAATGCGGGTGCATCGATGCTGCTACAGAGATGTTTGACTCCACCACGCACAGGAACTTGTTCACGTGGAATGCGATCGTCGTCGGCCTTGCGATGCATGGCCATGGCGAGCGATCACTGCGGTACTTTGAAAGGATGATAGGGGTGGGAGTTCGGCCGGATGGTGTGAGCTTCCTCGGGGTCTTGGTCGCATGCAGCCATGCGGGGCTGACCGACACAGCACGAAAGCTGTTTGATGAGATGGAGAGCATTTTTGGAGTTGCCCGCGAGCTCAAGCACTACGGTTGCATGGCGGATTTGCTTGGCCGTGCAGGGCTGATGGAGAAGGCGATGGACATGATAAAGGCGATGCCGATGGAGGCCGACGCCTATGTGTGGGGTGGTGTGCTTGGAGGTTGTAGGATACATGGGAACGTGGAGATCGCTGAGATTGCCACCGAGCATCTTTTAAGATTGAATCCAGAGGATAGTGGGGTTTATTCCATCATGGCTGGTATTTATGCTAATGCCAGGAGGTGGGAAGATGTTGCGAGGATGAGGAGGCTAATGGAGGACAGAAGAGTGAGGAAGAACGTAGGTCGCAGTTTGATTGAGGTGGAAGGAGGTTTGTTGCTGATCTGA